The proteins below are encoded in one region of Pongo pygmaeus isolate AG05252 chromosome 20, NHGRI_mPonPyg2-v2.0_pri, whole genome shotgun sequence:
- the LOC129020298 gene encoding zinc finger protein 814 isoform X1, producing MAAAATLRLSAQGTVTFEDVAVNFTWEEWNLLSEAQRCLYRDVTLENLALISSLGCWCGVEDEEASSKQTIYIQRETQVRTPMAGVSPKKAHPCEMCGPILGDILHVADHQGSHHKQKLHRCETWGNTLYDSGNFHQHQNEYIGEKPYRVSVEEALFVKRCKFHVSGESSVFSESGKDFLPRSGLLQQEVSHTGEKSNSKTECVSPFQCGGAHYSHGESMKHFSTKHILSQYQRLLPREECYVCCECGKSFSKYASLSNHQRVHTEKKHECGECGKSFSKYVNFSNHQRVHTEKKHYECGECGKSFSKYVSFSNHQRVHTGKRLYECGECGKSFSKYASFSNHQRVHTDKKHYECGECGKSFSQKSSLIQHQRFHTGEKPYGCEECGKSFSSEGHLRSHQRVHAGERPYQCGECVKSFSHKRSLVHHQRVHSGERPYQCGECGKSFSQKGNLVLHQRVHTGARPYECGECGKSFSSKGHLRNHQHIHTGDRLYECGECGKSFSHKGTLILHQRVHPRERSYGCGECGKSFSSIGHLRSHQRVHTGERPYECGECGKSFSHKRSLVHHQRMHTGERPYKCGDCGKSFNEKGHLRNHQRVHTTERPFKCGECGKCFSHKGNLILHQHGHTGERPCVCRECGKLFKKKSHLLVHQRIHNGEKPYACEACQKFFRNKYQLIAHQRVHTGERPYECNDCGKSFTHSSTFCVHKRIHTGEKPYECSECGKSFAESSSFTKHKRVHTGEKPYECSECGKSFAESSSLTKHKRVHTGEKPYKCEKCGKLFNKKSHLLVHQSSHWRKAI from the exons GGCACAGTGACTTTTGAAGACGTGGCTGTGAACTTTACCTGGGAGGAATGGAATCTCCTtagtgaggctcagagatgccTGTACCGTGATGTGACCCTGGAGAACCTGGCACTTATATCCTCCCTGG GTTGttggtgtggagtggaagatGAGGAGGCATCTTCTAAGCAGACTATTTATATACAAAGAGAGACTCAGGTCAGGACTCCTATGGCAGGTGTGTCTCCCAAGAAGGCCCACCCCTGTGAGATGTGTGGCCCGATCTTGGGAGACATTTTGCATGTGGCAGATCATCAGGGATCACATCACAAGCAGAAACTGCACAGGTGTGAGACCTGGGGGAATACATTGTATGACAGTGGAAACTTTCATCAGCACCAGAATGAATACattggagagaaaccctacagaGTGAGTGTTGAGGAGGCATTGTTTGTGAAGAGGTGTAAGTTTCATGTGTCAGGGGAGTCATCTGTCTTCAGtgagagtgggaaggactttttGCCCAGGTCAGGATTACTCCAGCAGGAGGTCAGTCACACTGGGGAGAAGTCAAACAGCAAAACTGAGTGTGTGTCTCCCTTTCAGTGTGGGGGAGCTCACTATAGCCATGGAGAATCCATGAAACATTTTAGCACCAAACATATACTCAGTCAGTACCAGAGATTGCTTCCTAGAGAAGAGTGTTATGTTTGCTGTGAATGTGGGAAGTCCTTTAGCAAATATGCTAGCTTGAGTAATCATCAGAGAGTTCACACTGAAAAAAAACATGAATGTGGAGAATGTGGGAAATCCTTTAGTAAATATGTTAACTTCAGTAATCATCAGAGAGTTCACACTGAAAAAAAACATTATGAATGTGGAGAATGTGGGAAATCCTTTAGCAAATATGTTAGCTTCAGTAATCATCAGAGAGTTCACACTGGAAAAAGACTTTATGAATGTGGAGAATGTGGGAAATCCTTTAGCAAATATGCTAGCTTCAGTAATCATCAGAGAGTTCACACTGACAAAAAACATTATGAATGTGGAGAATGTGGGAAATCCTTTAGTCAAAAGAGCAGCCTCATTCAACATCAGCGatttcacactggagaaaaaccttaTGGGTGTGAAGAATGTGGGAAATCTTTTAGTTCAGAAGGACATCTTAGGAGCCATCAACGAGTTCATGCCGGAGAAAGACCTTATCAGTGTGGAGAATGTGTGAAATCTTTCAGTCATAAGCGCAGCCTTGTTCACCATCAGCGAGTTCACAGTGGAGAAAGACCTTATCAGTGTGGAGAATGTGGGAAATCTTTCAGTCAAAAGGGCAACCTCGTTCTACACCAGCGAGTTCACACTGGAGCAAGACCTTATGAGTGTGGAGAATGTGGGAAATCATTTAGTTCAAAAGGACATCTTAGGAACCATCAGCACATTCACACTGGAGACAGACTTTATGAGTGTGGAGAGTGTGGGAAATCTTTTAGTCATAAGGGCACCCTCATTCTACATCAGCGAGTTCACCCTAGAGAAAGATCTTATGGGTGTGGAGAATGTGGGAAATCTTTTAGTTCAATTGGGCACCTTAGGAGCCATCAGCGTGTTCATACTGGAGAAAGGCCTTATGAGTGTGGAGAATGTGGGAAATCTTTTAGTCATAAGCGCAGCCTTGTTCACCATCAGCGCATGCACACTGGAGAAAGACCTTACAAGTGTGGAGACTGTGGGAAATCTTTTAATGAAAAAGGACACCTTAGGAATCATCAGCGAGTTCACACTACAGAAAGACCTTTTAAGTGTGGGGAATGTGGGAAATGTTTTAGTCACAAGGGTAACCTCATTCTACACCAGCATGGCCATACTGGAGAAAGACCTTGTGTGTGTAGGGAATGTGGAAAATTATTTAAGAAGAAGTCTCACCTCCTTGTACACCAGAGAATTCACAATGGAGAAAAGCCATATGCTTGTGAAGCTTGTCAGAAATTTTTTAGAAACAAGTACCAACTCATTGCACATCagagagttcacactggagaaaggccTTATGAATGCAATGATTGTGGAAAATCATTTACCCACAGCTCTACATTCTGTGTTCATAAGcgaattcacactggagaaaagccTTATGAGTGCAGTGAATGTGGAAAATCCTTTGCTGAAAGCTCCAGTTTCACGAAACACAAAagagttcacactggagaaaagccTTATGAGTGCAGTGAATGTGGAAAATCTTTTGCTGAAAGCTCCAGTCTCACTAAACACAagagagttcacactggagaaaagccTTATAAATGTGAGAAATGTGGGAAGTTATTTAACAAGAAGTCTCATCTCCTTGTACACCAGAGTTCACATTGGAGAAAAGCCATATGA
- the LOC129020298 gene encoding zinc finger protein 814 isoform X2: MAGVSPKKAHPCEMCGPILGDILHVADHQGSHHKQKLHRCETWGNTLYDSGNFHQHQNEYIGEKPYRVSVEEALFVKRCKFHVSGESSVFSESGKDFLPRSGLLQQEVSHTGEKSNSKTECVSPFQCGGAHYSHGESMKHFSTKHILSQYQRLLPREECYVCCECGKSFSKYASLSNHQRVHTEKKHECGECGKSFSKYVNFSNHQRVHTEKKHYECGECGKSFSKYVSFSNHQRVHTGKRLYECGECGKSFSKYASFSNHQRVHTDKKHYECGECGKSFSQKSSLIQHQRFHTGEKPYGCEECGKSFSSEGHLRSHQRVHAGERPYQCGECVKSFSHKRSLVHHQRVHSGERPYQCGECGKSFSQKGNLVLHQRVHTGARPYECGECGKSFSSKGHLRNHQHIHTGDRLYECGECGKSFSHKGTLILHQRVHPRERSYGCGECGKSFSSIGHLRSHQRVHTGERPYECGECGKSFSHKRSLVHHQRMHTGERPYKCGDCGKSFNEKGHLRNHQRVHTTERPFKCGECGKCFSHKGNLILHQHGHTGERPCVCRECGKLFKKKSHLLVHQRIHNGEKPYACEACQKFFRNKYQLIAHQRVHTGERPYECNDCGKSFTHSSTFCVHKRIHTGEKPYECSECGKSFAESSSFTKHKRVHTGEKPYECSECGKSFAESSSLTKHKRVHTGEKPYKCEKCGKLFNKKSHLLVHQSSHWRKAI; encoded by the coding sequence ATGGCAGGTGTGTCTCCCAAGAAGGCCCACCCCTGTGAGATGTGTGGCCCGATCTTGGGAGACATTTTGCATGTGGCAGATCATCAGGGATCACATCACAAGCAGAAACTGCACAGGTGTGAGACCTGGGGGAATACATTGTATGACAGTGGAAACTTTCATCAGCACCAGAATGAATACattggagagaaaccctacagaGTGAGTGTTGAGGAGGCATTGTTTGTGAAGAGGTGTAAGTTTCATGTGTCAGGGGAGTCATCTGTCTTCAGtgagagtgggaaggactttttGCCCAGGTCAGGATTACTCCAGCAGGAGGTCAGTCACACTGGGGAGAAGTCAAACAGCAAAACTGAGTGTGTGTCTCCCTTTCAGTGTGGGGGAGCTCACTATAGCCATGGAGAATCCATGAAACATTTTAGCACCAAACATATACTCAGTCAGTACCAGAGATTGCTTCCTAGAGAAGAGTGTTATGTTTGCTGTGAATGTGGGAAGTCCTTTAGCAAATATGCTAGCTTGAGTAATCATCAGAGAGTTCACACTGAAAAAAAACATGAATGTGGAGAATGTGGGAAATCCTTTAGTAAATATGTTAACTTCAGTAATCATCAGAGAGTTCACACTGAAAAAAAACATTATGAATGTGGAGAATGTGGGAAATCCTTTAGCAAATATGTTAGCTTCAGTAATCATCAGAGAGTTCACACTGGAAAAAGACTTTATGAATGTGGAGAATGTGGGAAATCCTTTAGCAAATATGCTAGCTTCAGTAATCATCAGAGAGTTCACACTGACAAAAAACATTATGAATGTGGAGAATGTGGGAAATCCTTTAGTCAAAAGAGCAGCCTCATTCAACATCAGCGatttcacactggagaaaaaccttaTGGGTGTGAAGAATGTGGGAAATCTTTTAGTTCAGAAGGACATCTTAGGAGCCATCAACGAGTTCATGCCGGAGAAAGACCTTATCAGTGTGGAGAATGTGTGAAATCTTTCAGTCATAAGCGCAGCCTTGTTCACCATCAGCGAGTTCACAGTGGAGAAAGACCTTATCAGTGTGGAGAATGTGGGAAATCTTTCAGTCAAAAGGGCAACCTCGTTCTACACCAGCGAGTTCACACTGGAGCAAGACCTTATGAGTGTGGAGAATGTGGGAAATCATTTAGTTCAAAAGGACATCTTAGGAACCATCAGCACATTCACACTGGAGACAGACTTTATGAGTGTGGAGAGTGTGGGAAATCTTTTAGTCATAAGGGCACCCTCATTCTACATCAGCGAGTTCACCCTAGAGAAAGATCTTATGGGTGTGGAGAATGTGGGAAATCTTTTAGTTCAATTGGGCACCTTAGGAGCCATCAGCGTGTTCATACTGGAGAAAGGCCTTATGAGTGTGGAGAATGTGGGAAATCTTTTAGTCATAAGCGCAGCCTTGTTCACCATCAGCGCATGCACACTGGAGAAAGACCTTACAAGTGTGGAGACTGTGGGAAATCTTTTAATGAAAAAGGACACCTTAGGAATCATCAGCGAGTTCACACTACAGAAAGACCTTTTAAGTGTGGGGAATGTGGGAAATGTTTTAGTCACAAGGGTAACCTCATTCTACACCAGCATGGCCATACTGGAGAAAGACCTTGTGTGTGTAGGGAATGTGGAAAATTATTTAAGAAGAAGTCTCACCTCCTTGTACACCAGAGAATTCACAATGGAGAAAAGCCATATGCTTGTGAAGCTTGTCAGAAATTTTTTAGAAACAAGTACCAACTCATTGCACATCagagagttcacactggagaaaggccTTATGAATGCAATGATTGTGGAAAATCATTTACCCACAGCTCTACATTCTGTGTTCATAAGcgaattcacactggagaaaagccTTATGAGTGCAGTGAATGTGGAAAATCCTTTGCTGAAAGCTCCAGTTTCACGAAACACAAAagagttcacactggagaaaagccTTATGAGTGCAGTGAATGTGGAAAATCTTTTGCTGAAAGCTCCAGTCTCACTAAACACAagagagttcacactggagaaaagccTTATAAATGTGAGAAATGTGGGAAGTTATTTAACAAGAAGTCTCATCTCCTTGTACACCAGAGTTCACATTGGAGAAAAGCCATATGA